In Dehalococcoidales bacterium, the genomic stretch ATCCCTCTCAGTGCCGGGACCTCGACCTTGCCCATGTAGTAAACCTTGGTGATACTTTCCAGTCGAATCATCTCATTAACCCGAGTGGCTGATACGGTGAGCCACGCTTGTAATAAGCTCTGACTGCCTCAGGATGACCTGGTCCGTCTTTCAACGACCATCTCACCCTCCGCCAGCCCGTCAATAATCTCAGTGCGTACTCCATCGCTGATGCCGGTGACTACCATTCTTTCCTGGATTTGCCCGTTAACCATGACTTCAACCAGGGAACTGCCCTGGCTATCGTTCCGAATCGCCCGGTCAGGTATCAGCAAGACGCTGTCCCGCCGGGCAACTGTAATGTCAGCCGTGGCGCTCATGCCGTTTCTTAAACCGCTATCCTCAGGCACATCAAACTTGATTTTAACGCTATACAGTACCACTCCCCCTTCTACTGCAGGTAACAGGCTAATGGAACTGACCTCACCCTCAAGAGGTAGATCAGGTAAAGCATCGATATCAATAAGTGCTCTTTGTCCCGCTTTCACCACGGAGATATCTATTTCATCCATCGCAACGGTTAGCTCCATGCTGCCGGGGTCAACCAGGTGAATGATCATGGTGCCGGGAGCTACGGTATCCTGCTCATCAATGTTGACGCTGGCTACCGCACCGTCAAAGGGAGCCGTCATTGTTGCTTTACCAAGCTGCTTTTGAGCTTGTTCCAGGGATTGCAGGCTCAGCTCCAGGGAGTGTTGAGCTAATTCCAGCGATTTGATATTTGATTCCAGGGACTGCCGGCTTAACTCCAGGGACTGCCGGGCAGCCTTCACCTGTTGGTTTTTGATAACCACTTCCTCAGTGCCGGCGCCGGAGAGCATGGCATCCAGTGTGTCCTCAGCCGTATTCAGCCTCAACCGGAACAGATTTACTATCCTCTGATTTTCCTCCCAGCCAGGGGTTCCCGGGTCATACTTGGATAGTGTTAATAGCGCTTCTTCCAGTTCCCGTCTGGCTGTATCTACATTAGCCTGTGCCGCCTTGATGTCGGATAGAGTATGTGTCTTCTGAGTTTGGTTGAGATTGAATTCTGCCGTTTGCAGGGCTACTTCCGCCTGGGTTACGGCTACTTCCGCCTGGGTTACGGCTACCTCCGCCTGGGTTACGGCCACCTCTGCCCGGCTGTAGGCTACCCGTGCCTGGGTTAAAGCCAGTTCCAGGTCATCGGTCTCCAGTTTAGCGAGCACCGCTCCTTCTTCTACTTCGTCTCCTTCCTCAACGTTTATCTTATCCACTCTACCGGCGATGCCAAAGGTCAGCTTCATTTCTTTGGCAACCGCTATATTGCCATTGCCGCTAACAGTAACGCTCAGGTCACCCCGTACCACCTCAGCCAGTTGTTGTGTGCCATTCTGTTCGCCACTGCCGAAGGGATTACAGGAGACAGACACGGCCAGAATAACAAATAGCAGCAAGATAGTTACTTGTCGCCAACCTTTCATATTGAACCTCCGTGTCAAAGATTGATAATCCCTGGCTGCTACCGGCGGTCAACCCGCCGCTAATTTATCCTTGTGTTCCTGCTCCCAGCGTTTCAGCAGGACAGGGAATTCCCTTTCCAGAAAAGAATAGATGCCGCGCATCTCCTCCAGCCACTGGCGGTTAAAGTGTGCCTTGTCATCGACCAGC encodes the following:
- a CDS encoding efflux RND transporter periplasmic adaptor subunit, encoding MKGWRQVTILLLFVILAVSVSCNPFGSGEQNGTQQLAEVVRGDLSVTVSGNGNIAVAKEMKLTFGIAGRVDKINVEEGDEVEEGAVLAKLETDDLELALTQARVAYSRAEVAVTQAEVAVTQAEVAVTQAEVALQTAEFNLNQTQKTHTLSDIKAAQANVDTARRELEEALLTLSKYDPGTPGWEENQRIVNLFRLRLNTAEDTLDAMLSGAGTEEVVIKNQQVKAARQSLELSRQSLESNIKSLELAQHSLELSLQSLEQAQKQLGKATMTAPFDGAVASVNIDEQDTVAPGTMIIHLVDPGSMELTVAMDEIDISVVKAGQRALIDIDALPDLPLEGEVSSISLLPAVEGGVVLYSVKIKFDVPEDSGLRNGMSATADITVARRDSVLLIPDRAIRNDSQGSSLVEVMVNGQIQERMVVTGISDGVRTEIIDGLAEGEMVVERRTRSS